In Xyrauchen texanus isolate HMW12.3.18 chromosome 13, RBS_HiC_50CHRs, whole genome shotgun sequence, a single genomic region encodes these proteins:
- the nck2b gene encoding cytoplasmic protein NCK2b produces the protein MSEEAIVIAKWDYTAQQDQELDIRKNERLWLLDDSKTWWCVRNASNRTGYVPSNYVERKNSLKKGSLVKNLKDTLGLGKTKRKTSGREASPTPSTDEYSSNGGGAERIYDLNTPAVVKFAYNAEREDELSLVKGARLMVMEKCSDGWWRGSYNGQMGWFPSNYVLEEEVDDTSVDLPVFSSQPGLSNGQGSRVLQTVQTLYPFSSVTEEELNFEKGETMEVLEKPENDPEWWRCKNCLGQVGLVPKNYVVVLSDGPSSTASGSHSRKNSHTRPSHTGKFVGKDWYHGNVTRHQAEHALNERGVEGDFLVRDSESSPSDFSVSLKAAGKNKHFKVQLSNGVYCIGQRRFNTMDELLEHYKKAPIFTSEHGEKLYLVKPLQ, from the exons ATGTCAGAGGAGGCGATTGTTATTGCCAAGTGGGATTATACGGCACAGCAAGACCAGGAACTTGACATTAGGAAAAATGAGCGATTGTGGCTCCTTGATGACTCGAAAACATGGTGGTGTGTACGAAATGCCTCCAACAGAACGGGCTATGTGCCCTCCAACTATGTCGAACGCAAGAACAGTCTGAAGAAAGGCTCTCTGGTGAAAAACCTCAAAGATACCCTTG GCCTGGGAAAAACGAAACGCAAGACGAGCGGACGGGAAGCCTCTCCCACACCCAGCACAGATGAGTACTCATCTAATGGAGGTGGAGCCGAACGAATCTACGACCTGAACACCCCAGCGGTGGTGAAGTTTGCATACAATGCCGAACGGGAGGATGAACTCAGCCTGGTGAAGGGCGCCCGGCTGATGGTGATGGAGAAATGCAGCGACGGCTGGTGGAGGGGCAGCTATAAtggtcagatgggctggtttcccTCCAACTACGTCCTGGAGGAGGAGGTCGATGACACCTCGGTCGACCTCCCTGTCTTCTCCTCACAGCCGGGCCTCAGTAATGGACAGGGCTCCAGGGTCCTTCAGACTGTTCAGACACTCTACCCCTTCAGTTCCGTCACAGAGGAGGAGCTGAACTTTGAGAAGGGCGAGACGATGGAGGTGCTGGAGAAGCCAGAGAATGACCCAGAATGGTGGAGGTGTAAGAATTGCCTTGGGCAGGTGGGTCTGGTGCCAAAGAACTATGTGGTTGTACTCAGCGACGGTCCGTCATCGACTGCCTCAGGCTCCCACTCCCGTAAAAACAGCCACACAAGGCCCTCCCACACAGGGAAGTTTGTGGGAAAGGACTGGTACCATGGGAACGTGACACGGCACCAGGCTGAGCACGCTCTGAACGAGAGGGGGGTGGAGGGAGACTTCCTCGTGCGAGACAGCGAGTCCTCT cCGAGTGACTTCTCTGTTTCTCTTAAAGCAGCTGGAAAGAACAAGCACTTCAAGGTGCAGTTGTCCAATGGAGTTTACTGTATCGGTCAGCGCCGTTTCAATACGATGGATGAACTGTTAGAGCACTACAAGAAAGCTCCCATCTTCACGAGCGAACATGGTGAAAAGCTTTACCTTGTCAAACCCCTCCAGTGA
- the otos2 gene encoding otospiralin-like: protein MSRLCVSFFLCVVLLGLLCLTGADESQAESREKRSVPNWALTSSDFFGWIEELRSHAGYDKIEELARTFWAHFPSASHLGYDPPAPEE from the exons ATGTCTCGTCTTTGTGTCTCATTCTTCCTGTGTGTGGTTTTGCTTGGACTGCTCTGTCTCACAG GTGCAGATGAAAGCCAAG CTGAATCCAGGGAAAAAAGGAGTGTGCCAAACTGGGCACTGACATCTTCAGACTTTTTCGGCTGGATTGAAGAGCTGCGTTCTCATGCTGGTTATGACAAGATCGAGGAATTGGCCAGAACCTTCTGGGCTCACTTCCCGTCTGCCAGCCACCTGGGTTATGACCCTCCTGCTCCTGAAGAATAA